In a genomic window of Deltaproteobacteria bacterium:
- a CDS encoding zf-HC2 domain-containing protein, protein MIDCQSIQELLSAYMDDELPLTQKEMIQAHLAICPACRQELARLEHLWQALANLPETAPPSDLVEGVLARLPRQAAPWWRSLALAASLLVGIMLGGALGVNLHEVVRQPGSEPQIVALEVFEDFPPASLGTLVATYRLNGENDT, encoded by the coding sequence ATGATCGATTGTCAGAGTATTCAGGAACTTCTATCTGCCTATATGGACGACGAACTGCCCTTGACGCAGAAAGAGATGATCCAGGCGCATCTGGCAATCTGTCCGGCCTGCCGGCAGGAATTAGCCCGCCTGGAGCATCTGTGGCAGGCCCTGGCAAACCTACCGGAAACGGCTCCCCCCTCGGACCTGGTCGAGGGGGTGCTGGCCCGGTTGCCGCGGCAAGCGGCGCCCTGGTGGCGCTCTTTGGCCCTGGCCGCTTCTTTGCTGGTGGGGATCATGCTCGGCGGGGCCTTGGGAGTCAATCTTCATGAGGTTGTCCGCCAACCCGGGTCGGAGCCGCAAATAGTGGCGCTGGAAGTTTTTGAAGACTTTCCCCCGGCCTCCCTGGGGACCCTGGTGGCTACCTACCGACTGAACGGAGAAAACGACACATGA
- a CDS encoding periplasmic heavy metal sensor: MKRDWLVYLVIFSLALNLGTIGVVAYLHYQNKQEEVQPLKPPPPGLKGLFKELNLDRDQKQTLRRMFPEHRQAVMKLRQEIAQKRLELFDLLKPAEPSSEAIAAKIKEITAIQGNLENEEARFLLEMKKALRSEQQEQLLEVIGQRLIPRLTGLGLKCPNRKPCPSMGRGQGRGHRRGPKRGMPPGPPPGPKLPLDTPHKSGGPG, from the coding sequence ATGAAACGAGATTGGCTGGTTTACCTGGTGATCTTTTCTCTGGCCCTCAACCTGGGCACCATTGGAGTTGTGGCTTATCTCCATTACCAGAATAAGCAGGAGGAGGTCCAGCCGCTGAAGCCGCCACCGCCAGGTCTGAAAGGATTGTTCAAGGAATTGAATCTGGATCGGGATCAGAAGCAAACCCTGCGGCGGATGTTTCCTGAGCATCGGCAAGCGGTGATGAAACTGCGGCAAGAAATTGCCCAGAAACGGCTGGAACTGTTTGATCTCCTGAAGCCGGCGGAGCCGTCGTCGGAAGCTATAGCCGCCAAAATCAAAGAAATCACCGCGATTCAGGGCAACCTGGAGAATGAAGAGGCGCGATTTTTGCTGGAAATGAAAAAAGCTTTACGATCTGAACAGCAAGAGCAGCTTTTGGAGGTGATCGGGCAGAGACTGATCCCCCGGCTAACCGGCCTGGGTCTCAAGTGTCCCAACAGAAAACCTTGTCCCTCCATGGGTCGAGGTCAGGGCCGCGGCCACCGGAGGGGACCGAAACGGGGAATGCCTCCCGGACCGCCCCCCGGTCCCAAGCTTCCCCTTGACACGCCGCACAAGTCCGGGGGACCGGGATAA
- a CDS encoding DNA-binding protein: MQSKKLTGLMILALTLALACPVLAQPRGGGPGTGQGPMGPRFYDTKTVTTVKGTVEKLETAPSMGRRGRKGMQWQELVLKTDKETLNVHLGPVGYAREQGLEPKVGDVIEVTGSKITRGQKTILLASEIKAGDKVLKLRDEQGFPLWRGWRCGHPRQGKQ, translated from the coding sequence ATGCAATCGAAAAAGTTAACCGGATTAATGATTCTGGCTCTCACCTTAGCCCTGGCCTGCCCGGTGCTGGCCCAGCCCCGCGGCGGTGGACCAGGTACCGGTCAGGGACCAATGGGGCCGCGGTTTTATGACACCAAAACTGTAACCACGGTAAAGGGTACCGTAGAAAAACTGGAAACTGCCCCCAGCATGGGACGGCGGGGCCGTAAAGGCATGCAGTGGCAAGAACTGGTCCTCAAGACCGATAAGGAAACTTTAAACGTCCATTTGGGTCCGGTCGGTTATGCCAGGGAGCAAGGCCTGGAGCCCAAGGTGGGGGATGTTATTGAAGTGACTGGCTCCAAGATTACCCGGGGTCAGAAAACCATCCTCCTCGCTTCTGAGATCAAAGCTGGCGATAAGGTTCTGAAGCTCCGTGATGAACAGGGCTTCCCCCTGTGGCGCGGCTGGCGTTGCGGCCACCCCCGGCAAGGTAAGCAGTAA
- a CDS encoding TolC family protein codes for MNILVRLGGVLVCLAMVAAPLGLKAAELPVLDLPELVKLALEFSPQIKASQSEVEAAKQQHEQAKSHYYPQIEALAITGVAPNARRPEVRGNDIYFPDPSNRLHGVSFFGRLEAHVFQPLYTFGKIAYRKRAASHNIQVKKAQVEEKKGDVIWDLARAYYGLILAQQGVAEVKDARVYLSDIEERIDRLLALGSPSVQESDRYRLDMYKGAVDKFAAEAEEGAKVAYKALKAMIDYGPDKNFQVPLELPQPSAPPRPLEHYIQKALDLRPEFTQLKEGIEARKLLVEAAKADRWPSLFLGLKGAYAGAPGRQTWHNPYVEDYFNTGYAFPYLGMHMHLDFGITKAKIGQAKAELQQLQNLQGTALMGIPVEVAQAYGKVSENYKKTVGLDKAYVNARRWLVTAISNFDMGIGKMDEIFQAFERFGAYRGDYLMALYDYHLAQVQMDKATGLYRVRLVQEKSSQGD; via the coding sequence ATGAACATCTTAGTCCGATTGGGGGGGGTATTGGTTTGTTTGGCCATGGTCGCTGCTCCACTGGGCCTAAAGGCCGCGGAGCTGCCGGTGCTGGACTTACCCGAATTGGTGAAGCTGGCCCTGGAATTTAGCCCACAGATCAAGGCTAGCCAAAGCGAAGTAGAAGCTGCCAAGCAGCAACATGAACAGGCAAAAAGTCATTATTATCCCCAGATTGAGGCATTGGCGATCACCGGGGTGGCACCCAATGCCCGGCGTCCGGAAGTCCGGGGTAACGACATCTATTTTCCTGACCCCAGCAACCGCCTGCACGGAGTAAGCTTCTTTGGCCGCCTGGAAGCCCATGTTTTCCAGCCGCTTTACACCTTTGGCAAAATCGCGTACCGCAAAAGAGCCGCGTCTCACAATATTCAGGTCAAAAAGGCTCAGGTAGAAGAGAAAAAGGGAGACGTGATATGGGATCTAGCCCGGGCCTATTATGGCCTGATTCTGGCGCAACAGGGTGTGGCGGAGGTCAAAGACGCGCGCGTCTATCTTTCCGATATCGAGGAACGGATTGACCGCCTGCTGGCATTGGGCTCGCCATCCGTCCAGGAAAGCGACCGCTACCGTCTTGACATGTACAAAGGGGCAGTAGATAAATTCGCCGCCGAAGCCGAGGAGGGCGCCAAGGTCGCTTATAAGGCGCTTAAAGCCATGATCGATTATGGTCCGGATAAAAATTTCCAGGTTCCCTTAGAGTTGCCCCAACCTTCGGCTCCACCTCGGCCCCTGGAACATTATATTCAAAAAGCCCTGGACCTGAGGCCCGAGTTTACCCAACTTAAAGAGGGCATTGAGGCTCGCAAGCTCTTGGTCGAAGCTGCCAAGGCCGACCGGTGGCCGTCTCTTTTCCTGGGCCTAAAAGGTGCTTATGCCGGCGCACCAGGGCGGCAAACCTGGCACAACCCGTATGTGGAAGATTATTTCAACACCGGTTATGCCTTTCCCTACCTGGGGATGCACATGCATTTGGATTTTGGCATTACCAAGGCGAAAATTGGCCAGGCCAAAGCCGAATTGCAGCAACTACAAAATTTACAAGGCACGGCTCTGATGGGGATTCCGGTGGAAGTGGCCCAGGCCTATGGCAAAGTAAGTGAAAATTATAAGAAAACCGTGGGACTGGATAAGGCTTATGTAAACGCCCGACGTTGGTTAGTCACTGCCATAAGCAATTTTGACATGGGAATCGGGAAAATGGACGAAATTTTCCAGGCCTTTGAACGGTTTGGAGCCTACCGGGGAGACTACCTCATGGCCCTCTACGATTATCACCTGGCCCAAGTGCAGATGGACAAAGCCACCGGTCTGTACCGGGTCCGACTGGTCCAAGAGAAATCTAGCCAGGGCGATTAA